Proteins found in one Halobaculum sp. MBLA0147 genomic segment:
- a CDS encoding SHOCT domain-containing protein, with protein MDGPPHDDSGRDAPSRHELIEHYTPDGTIGRVLLGVGLSVGGGFTALIGLAGVLQLDLLAFLAGLVGIGLGLSALVVGLVTLWPVYLAAIGNVDSPAAYGVGLDRTHRDGDPVTILERRYAAGELSREEFERRLDDVLGDPTTHRRRGDDDRATRPTTSGSRRSEPESEDGYRDVDSVGTGASPDEEQLRSTRERARRRRETGDERGS; from the coding sequence ATGGACGGCCCTCCACACGACGACTCGGGACGCGACGCGCCGAGTCGACACGAACTGATCGAACACTACACGCCCGACGGGACGATCGGGCGCGTCCTGCTCGGTGTCGGACTGAGCGTCGGCGGCGGGTTCACCGCACTCATCGGGCTGGCAGGCGTCCTGCAGTTGGACCTCCTCGCGTTCCTCGCCGGACTCGTCGGGATCGGGCTCGGCCTGTCCGCCCTCGTGGTCGGCCTGGTGACGTTGTGGCCGGTGTACCTCGCCGCCATCGGGAACGTCGACAGTCCGGCGGCGTACGGTGTCGGACTCGACCGTACGCACCGCGACGGGGACCCGGTGACGATCCTCGAACGACGCTACGCGGCCGGCGAGTTGTCCCGCGAGGAGTTCGAGCGCCGCCTCGACGACGTACTCGGCGACCCGACGACACACCGCCGTCGTGGTGACGACGACCGGGCCACGCGGCCGACCACGAGCGGGTCTCGCCGCTCCGAGCCCGAGTCGGAGGACGGATACCGAGACGTGGACAGTGTCGGGACGGGAGCTTCGCCCGACGAGGAACAGCTCCGCTCGACCCGCGAACGCGCGCGGCGGCGGCGCGAGACGGGCGACGAACGAGGGTCGTGA
- a CDS encoding ArsR/SmtB family transcription factor, producing MTDPTFVEQTDPDEVFSLLADETRVEILRALWADDGEATFSELRAEVGMRDSGQFNYHLDKLVGRFVTRTDDAYELTQAGMQINGAIAAGAYTAAGSIDPIELPESCPACGGERTLHYGDETVRVACGSCPVEYRVGVPPAVFVGCNREDVPRVASQYVQTTFHQLTSGFCAFCDGPATPTVELQFPTGDDGDGSAEASHDPDSDGISEESGPVPLARYTCHQCGAEPTLGLPHVFVDHPAVVGFYYDRGVDVRERSVWAFGATDPGNQSVRGRDPLRVSVTYECEGDTLTLVIDDTVTVTEIEE from the coding sequence GTGACCGACCCAACGTTCGTCGAACAGACCGACCCGGACGAGGTGTTCTCCCTCCTGGCGGACGAGACCCGAGTCGAGATTCTCCGCGCACTGTGGGCAGACGACGGCGAGGCGACGTTCTCGGAGCTCCGGGCCGAGGTCGGGATGCGCGACTCCGGTCAGTTCAACTACCACCTCGACAAGTTGGTCGGTCGGTTCGTCACGCGGACCGACGACGCCTACGAACTCACCCAAGCGGGGATGCAGATCAACGGCGCGATCGCGGCTGGCGCGTACACGGCGGCGGGGTCGATCGACCCGATCGAACTCCCAGAGTCGTGTCCGGCGTGCGGGGGTGAGCGAACCCTCCACTACGGGGACGAGACCGTTCGGGTCGCGTGTGGCTCGTGTCCCGTCGAGTACCGGGTCGGCGTTCCGCCCGCCGTGTTCGTCGGGTGCAACCGCGAGGACGTCCCACGCGTGGCCAGCCAGTACGTGCAGACGACGTTCCACCAGCTCACCAGTGGGTTCTGTGCGTTCTGTGACGGACCGGCTACGCCGACGGTCGAGTTGCAATTTCCCACCGGTGACGACGGGGACGGGTCTGCCGAAGCGTCACACGACCCCGACTCCGACGGGATCTCCGAGGAGTCGGGCCCAGTACCGTTGGCCCGGTACACCTGTCACCAGTGTGGTGCCGAACCGACATTGGGGTTGCCCCACGTGTTCGTCGACCACCCTGCCGTCGTCGGGTTCTACTACGACCGTGGAGTAGACGTCCGAGAGCGCTCCGTGTGGGCGTTCGGTGCGACGGACCCCGGCAACCAGTCGGTGCGGGGGCGTGACCCGCTCCGAGTGAGCGTGACGTACGAGTGTGAGGGAGACACGCTGACGCTGGTGATCGACGACACCGTCACCGTGACCGAGATTGAGGAGTGA
- a CDS encoding endonuclease/exonuclease/phosphatase family protein, giving the protein MPTLVTWNCNMAFRRKREALSTYDPDLVVVPECECPDTVGEWDAYDDWRWIGSDEHQGLGVFARGGVSLSYGRAAAVGGTLTAPIRTDGDVDLLAVWAKDDETDPRRRYVGQVFETLRAYDEFLDDRTAVVGDFNWNDQWDDSPKSPLYGTLADVRARLAEYGLTSAYHTAADCAFGDESDPTFYMHKKRSREYHIDYAFLPSDLAERATVSVGTYDEWIDASDHVPLVVEW; this is encoded by the coding sequence GTGCCGACACTCGTCACGTGGAACTGCAACATGGCGTTCCGTCGGAAGCGGGAGGCGTTGTCGACGTACGACCCCGACCTCGTCGTCGTCCCGGAGTGTGAGTGTCCGGATACGGTGGGAGAGTGGGACGCGTACGACGACTGGCGGTGGATCGGGAGCGACGAACACCAGGGGCTGGGCGTGTTCGCCCGCGGTGGCGTGTCGCTGTCGTACGGCCGGGCGGCGGCAGTCGGTGGAACGCTGACGGCGCCGATTCGGACGGACGGCGACGTGGACCTCCTCGCGGTGTGGGCCAAAGACGACGAGACGGACCCCCGCCGCCGGTACGTCGGGCAAGTGTTCGAGACACTCCGCGCGTACGACGAGTTCCTCGACGACCGAACTGCCGTCGTCGGGGACTTCAACTGGAACGACCAGTGGGACGACTCGCCGAAGTCGCCGCTGTACGGGACGCTCGCCGACGTGCGAGCGCGACTCGCCGAGTACGGACTGACGAGCGCCTACCACACGGCGGCCGACTGTGCGTTCGGCGACGAGTCGGACCCGACGTTCTACATGCACAAGAAGCGTTCCCGCGAGTACCACATCGACTACGCGTTCCTCCCGAGCGACCTCGCCGAGCGAGCGACCGTCTCCGTCGGGACGTACGACGAGTGGATCGACGCGAGTGACCACGTTCCGCTCGTCGTCGAGTGGTGA
- the cgi121 gene encoding KEOPS complex subunit Cgi121, translating into MELLAGTLTVADVDEFVADCDAVGDATDCTVQAFDARYVVDADHLERALARANRAFERGENVARDRSVETLLYAAGRRQIDRALTMGVSEGSCPTVFLVASASADAEADDERAATDHGRDAARDENDDAEREREAVARLRERFDAVAEWDPDVLDTPDSERVRSFFDVTDRELAATDGTLADAVHERVALLDVEK; encoded by the coding sequence GTGGAGCTCCTCGCCGGAACCCTCACCGTCGCCGACGTCGACGAGTTCGTGGCCGACTGTGACGCCGTCGGCGACGCGACGGACTGTACGGTCCAGGCGTTCGACGCCCGCTACGTCGTAGACGCCGACCACCTCGAACGGGCGCTGGCACGGGCCAACCGGGCGTTCGAGCGTGGAGAGAACGTCGCCCGTGACCGCAGCGTCGAGACGCTGTTGTACGCCGCCGGGCGGCGACAGATCGACCGCGCACTGACGATGGGCGTCTCCGAGGGGTCGTGTCCGACGGTGTTCCTCGTCGCGAGCGCGTCGGCGGACGCGGAGGCCGACGACGAGCGCGCCGCTACCGACCACGGACGTGACGCTGCCAGGGACGAGAACGACGACGCCGAACGAGAGCGCGAGGCCGTCGCCCGTCTCCGCGAGCGGTTCGACGCGGTCGCGGAGTGGGACCCGGACGTGCTCGACACGCCCGACTCGGAGCGCGTCCGCTCGTTCTTCGACGTGACGGACCGCGAACTCGCGGCGACGGACGGGACACTCGCCGACGCGGTCCACGAGCGGGTCGCGCTGCTCGACGTGGAGAAGTGA
- a CDS encoding SDR family oxidoreductase — protein MSVSYDFDGDVALVTGACGALGSAVVDAFAAAGATVAAADVIAADDDDSLLETAHADSFHQADFTDEAAVESTVADVLDAHGRLDYLLNVAGTWRGGSPVHETDEATFDMLLDVNLKTMFLASKHALPHLQETEGAIVSVSARASLEGGEGDAPYRASKAGVRLVTESIAEENLGTVRANAVMPSVLDTPMNRDMMEPDDDWVDPSEVADVMAFLCSDGAAVTSGAAVPVYGES, from the coding sequence ATGTCAGTCTCGTACGACTTCGACGGCGACGTGGCACTGGTGACCGGCGCGTGTGGCGCACTCGGGAGCGCCGTCGTCGACGCGTTCGCGGCGGCGGGGGCGACGGTCGCGGCGGCGGACGTGATCGCGGCCGACGACGACGACAGTCTCCTGGAGACGGCCCACGCCGACAGTTTCCACCAGGCAGACTTCACCGACGAGGCGGCGGTGGAGTCGACGGTCGCGGACGTACTCGACGCTCACGGCCGGCTCGACTACCTGTTGAACGTCGCCGGCACGTGGCGCGGCGGGAGTCCGGTCCACGAGACCGACGAGGCGACGTTCGACATGCTGCTGGACGTGAACCTGAAGACGATGTTCCTCGCCTCGAAACACGCTCTCCCACACCTCCAGGAGACGGAGGGGGCCATCGTCTCCGTCTCCGCGCGCGCCTCGCTGGAGGGTGGGGAGGGCGACGCCCCCTACCGCGCGAGTAAGGCCGGTGTGCGTCTGGTGACCGAGTCGATCGCCGAGGAGAACCTCGGGACGGTGCGTGCGAACGCGGTGATGCCGTCGGTGTTGGACACGCCGATGAACCGCGACATGATGGAGCCGGACGACGACTGGGTCGACCCGAGCGAGGTCGCGGACGTGATGGCGTTCCTCTGTTCGGACGGCGCCGCGGTGACCAGCGGCGCCGCCGTCCCGGTGTACGGCGAGTCGTAG
- a CDS encoding type II secretion system F family protein gives MTDRLGALDRVSYALFARHADDRRHATAREWYRGTDLRIGFDRYLARAYALSWCCCLAVAATLLPTVVALPTGPLAASPLPSELARPWALVGLVGVVAATAKHLTVRLAGTYLRLRRTARRGRIRRSLPGVARYLHALSSGSDGPRAMLRRVAESGAYGEAGAAIGSALHTARLTGSLGEGLRRVARDTPARESLAPFLLKYREHARQGGDALANYLQMESRMLGHRRERAAERNADTMELLAELFVVSLILPALLCIVVTVMSVVAPGLSATIQTPFGPTTRRAAVIYGAAAFVLCVGGGAALAVETLRPDETRVGHERPETALATLRTATTNPASALVVWLWPSLALTGGLLATGVRPVDAVGVGYVAFAVPVGVVALRRARRDDAKDREMKDFVHAVSGHVGLGRPLPGAVEHVAREVDLGPLGPDVADLAFNLNHADRDDRDHRTAALDRFAARVGTPLAARTVGLLAGASDAGSDSEAVFETLQSEVARLYHEKRALRSNLLVYVTIGWTTASLVVGIVLAISTQVVDSFAQLSTLSGTADVALDPGSIEPDRARRRFYVVTQATAVASGWFAGAADRGPYAMLFHSGLLAALTGGAFAVVGTA, from the coding sequence GTGACCGACCGACTCGGTGCACTCGACCGGGTGTCGTACGCGCTGTTCGCACGCCACGCCGACGACCGACGCCACGCGACGGCTCGCGAGTGGTACCGTGGAACCGACCTCCGGATCGGCTTCGACCGCTACCTCGCTCGCGCCTACGCTCTCTCGTGGTGTTGTTGCCTGGCGGTCGCGGCGACACTCCTCCCGACCGTCGTCGCGCTCCCGACTGGTCCCCTCGCTGCGTCGCCGCTCCCGAGCGAACTCGCGCGACCGTGGGCACTCGTCGGGCTGGTCGGTGTCGTCGCCGCCACGGCCAAACACCTCACGGTCCGCCTCGCCGGGACGTACCTCCGGCTCCGGCGGACTGCCAGACGCGGCCGGATTCGACGGTCGCTGCCGGGCGTCGCGCGGTACCTCCACGCCCTCTCGTCGGGGAGCGACGGCCCGCGAGCGATGCTGCGACGGGTCGCCGAGAGCGGTGCGTACGGCGAGGCTGGCGCGGCCATCGGCTCCGCACTCCACACCGCACGGCTGACCGGGAGTCTCGGTGAGGGACTGCGCCGGGTCGCCCGTGACACGCCGGCTCGTGAGTCGCTGGCGCCGTTCCTGTTGAAGTACCGCGAACACGCGAGACAGGGCGGCGACGCGCTGGCGAACTACCTCCAGATGGAGAGTCGGATGCTCGGACATCGCCGCGAGCGTGCCGCCGAGCGCAACGCGGACACGATGGAACTCCTCGCGGAGTTATTTGTAGTATCTTTGATACTGCCCGCGTTACTGTGCATCGTCGTGACCGTCATGAGCGTCGTCGCACCGGGACTGTCGGCGACGATCCAGACACCGTTCGGCCCGACGACGCGACGGGCGGCGGTGATCTACGGCGCGGCCGCGTTCGTCCTCTGTGTCGGTGGCGGCGCCGCGCTCGCCGTCGAGACACTCCGTCCCGACGAGACACGTGTCGGCCACGAACGACCCGAGACTGCGCTCGCGACGCTCCGTACCGCCACGACGAACCCGGCGAGTGCGCTGGTCGTCTGGCTGTGGCCGTCGCTGGCGCTGACCGGTGGACTCCTCGCGACCGGTGTCCGGCCAGTCGACGCCGTAGGCGTGGGGTACGTGGCGTTTGCGGTCCCGGTCGGTGTCGTCGCACTCCGCCGGGCACGTCGCGACGACGCGAAGGACCGCGAGATGAAGGACTTCGTCCACGCGGTCTCCGGCCACGTCGGACTCGGACGCCCGCTCCCGGGAGCGGTCGAACACGTCGCCCGCGAGGTCGACTTGGGGCCACTCGGCCCAGACGTAGCCGACCTGGCGTTCAACCTCAACCACGCAGACCGGGACGACCGCGACCACCGGACGGCGGCGCTCGACCGGTTCGCGGCACGTGTCGGGACGCCCTTGGCCGCCCGGACCGTCGGCCTCCTCGCGGGCGCGTCGGACGCCGGGAGCGACAGCGAGGCGGTGTTCGAGACGCTCCAGTCGGAGGTCGCCCGCCTCTACCACGAGAAGCGCGCGTTGCGGTCGAACCTCCTCGTGTACGTCACGATCGGGTGGACGACCGCGTCCCTCGTCGTCGGGATCGTCCTCGCGATCTCGACACAGGTGGTCGACAGCTTCGCACAGTTGTCGACGCTGTCCGGGACAGCGGACGTAGCGCTCGACCCAGGGTCGATCGAGCCAGATCGAGCCAGGCGTCGGTTCTACGTCGTCACGCAGGCGACGGCGGTGGCGTCCGGGTGGTTCGCCGGTGCCGCCGACCGCGGCCCGTACGCGATGTTGTTCCACTCCGGCCTCCTCGCCGCGCTGACCGGCGGCGCCTTCGCGGTGGTGGGAACTGCGTGA
- a CDS encoding type IV pilin: MSRVVDRTGVDDRRAQSHVVGVALLLGFTTLALAGVTASVGTTVDTATDAVTERRVADALTEATRASGRSGPDDATVGLTDGHLAVVDRTVRVWNDTEEIVVDSDALVYRSEGVRVAAVAGAVVRGPPGAARLHRSLGVGSTASTLVVGVTTLDASDETSGHSWSFGTGATTRPRPTTLDIATDVTHDARRHPPGEWTVAVETATPAPFERFFEARGATVRRRDLDGDGVDSVVAAFASSRRLVVVVHRLGLEVTVGV; encoded by the coding sequence GTGAGTCGGGTCGTCGACCGGACGGGCGTCGACGACCGACGCGCGCAGTCTCACGTCGTCGGCGTGGCGTTGCTACTCGGCTTCACGACGTTGGCGCTCGCAGGTGTGACGGCCTCCGTCGGAACGACGGTCGACACGGCCACCGACGCGGTCACCGAGCGCCGTGTCGCCGACGCGCTCACCGAGGCGACCCGAGCAAGCGGGCGGTCCGGCCCGGACGACGCGACGGTCGGTCTCACCGACGGGCACCTCGCCGTCGTCGATCGGACGGTTCGAGTGTGGAACGACACCGAGGAGATCGTCGTCGACAGCGACGCGCTCGTCTACCGATCCGAGGGAGTCCGCGTCGCCGCCGTCGCCGGTGCAGTCGTCCGCGGACCACCGGGCGCGGCCAGACTCCACCGCTCACTCGGCGTCGGGAGCACGGCGTCGACCCTCGTCGTCGGTGTGACGACACTGGATGCGTCCGACGAGACGAGCGGACACAGTTGGTCGTTCGGCACGGGAGCGACGACGAGGCCACGCCCGACGACGCTAGACATAGCGACAGACGTGACCCACGACGCGCGACGACACCCACCGGGCGAGTGGACGGTCGCCGTCGAGACGGCGACACCGGCGCCGTTCGAGCGGTTCTTCGAGGCCAGGGGTGCCACCGTGCGACGGCGCGACCTCGACGGAGACGGCGTCGACAGCGTCGTCGCCGCGTTCGCGTCGTCGCGGCGGCTGGTGGTCGTCGTCCACCGGCTCGGGCTGGAGGTGACGGTCGGTGTCTGA
- a CDS encoding type II/IV secretion system ATPase subunit, with protein sequence MSTDTPTIQPPPPPGDPDAWYAPDVVAQYAVAPGVVATVRDVRETTAAAHHERTAGGDDGSTADDDGAVAGDDRAPGADPPPTDAPFRYETREPALCVDGHHAFERIDDHFDGGQHRRPLTRAGVVERAREGFEPKYARALDRLVDATPELRRRLDYHALRAFRLLGDATPLALDERIAVADAAGDELVVHTDAFAPAATGTSVSDPFVDRVASERLQAYHVSFAEFSVPVVVYRDHLLGDDSFSTRYAVREPPLLPGDEALIAACKDRLWETTVDGVVDDRYAFVAGRAREFLSRRLTARNTRAWLDAASDRLREALAAYGVGVPPVDSRYARDRLDDLVYYVLRDFVGEGVLTVPLRDEHLEDVEANAVDERVKVVPRESVLAGATTDERVASPDDPARAVASRDESPTAVGRVPTNLRFETESQFVNVVTQLAARDGTELDASTPSAKVNLDLPNVDSTARCAVALPVVSEDGPHLSVRKQAAEPMTPVELVDRGALSTELVTLLWLLYEHRGVVLFSGPTGVGKTTLLNAHVPFVPFDDRPVSIDEGSREVELPHETGVSLTTRDHEQPYKRVSMADLMTEANYLNPDVEVIAEINSPASFQTFGEVLNTGHGVLGTTHAEDVSTLVNRVVEQGLPAYLLGEIDLVVFPRQVDGERYVSEAVELAADPTAFADCDAPGGVVEAAGGRIAWNRVAARTPDGSFSFAYDHPELGDGTRRLAHRVFHRLGDTTDRTVREVESEFHRKHRYVRHLRREGVTDFRETFEFLADLRVDEAATVDRVRQSTGTATRARGGADD encoded by the coding sequence GTGTCGACCGACACACCGACGATCCAGCCGCCACCACCACCCGGCGACCCGGACGCGTGGTACGCGCCGGACGTGGTCGCACAGTACGCCGTCGCACCGGGTGTGGTCGCGACCGTCCGCGACGTACGAGAGACGACCGCCGCCGCACACCACGAACGGACTGCCGGTGGTGACGACGGGAGTACCGCAGACGACGACGGCGCCGTGGCGGGTGACGACCGAGCACCCGGAGCCGACCCACCGCCGACGGACGCGCCGTTCCGGTACGAGACGCGCGAGCCGGCGCTGTGTGTCGACGGGCACCACGCGTTCGAGCGGATCGACGACCACTTCGACGGCGGGCAGCACCGCCGACCGCTCACGCGGGCCGGGGTCGTCGAGCGCGCTCGCGAGGGGTTCGAGCCGAAGTACGCTCGCGCGCTGGACCGACTGGTGGACGCGACACCGGAACTCCGGCGACGTCTCGACTACCACGCGCTCCGTGCGTTCCGCCTTCTCGGCGACGCCACGCCGCTGGCGTTGGACGAGCGTATCGCGGTCGCCGACGCCGCCGGCGACGAACTCGTCGTCCACACCGACGCGTTCGCACCGGCGGCGACAGGGACCTCGGTGTCGGACCCGTTCGTCGACCGCGTCGCCAGCGAACGCCTCCAGGCGTACCACGTCTCGTTCGCCGAGTTCTCCGTCCCGGTAGTCGTCTACCGCGACCACCTGCTGGGCGACGACAGCTTCTCGACGCGGTACGCCGTCCGCGAACCGCCGCTGTTGCCCGGCGACGAAGCGTTGATCGCCGCGTGTAAGGACCGCCTCTGGGAGACGACCGTCGACGGCGTCGTCGACGACCGCTACGCGTTCGTCGCCGGCCGAGCACGCGAGTTCCTCTCGCGACGGCTCACGGCCCGCAACACGCGGGCGTGGCTCGACGCCGCGAGTGATCGGCTCCGGGAGGCACTCGCAGCCTACGGCGTCGGCGTCCCGCCGGTCGACTCCCGGTACGCACGCGACCGACTCGACGACCTGGTGTACTACGTCCTCCGAGACTTCGTGGGCGAAGGGGTCCTCACCGTCCCGCTGCGCGACGAGCACCTGGAGGACGTGGAGGCCAACGCCGTCGACGAGCGGGTGAAGGTCGTCCCGCGTGAGTCCGTGTTGGCGGGTGCGACGACGGACGAGCGAGTCGCGTCTCCCGACGATCCGGCGAGGGCAGTCGCGAGTCGCGACGAGTCACCGACCGCGGTCGGTCGTGTCCCGACCAACCTCCGGTTCGAGACGGAGTCACAGTTCGTCAACGTCGTCACGCAACTGGCCGCCCGCGACGGGACGGAACTGGACGCCTCGACGCCGAGCGCGAAGGTGAACCTCGACCTCCCGAACGTCGACAGCACCGCCCGGTGTGCGGTCGCGCTACCGGTCGTCTCCGAGGACGGTCCGCACCTCTCCGTCCGCAAGCAGGCCGCCGAGCCGATGACACCCGTGGAGCTGGTCGACCGCGGCGCGCTGTCGACGGAGCTGGTCACGCTCCTGTGGCTGTTGTACGAACACCGCGGCGTCGTCCTCTTCTCGGGACCCACGGGGGTCGGGAAGACGACGCTGTTGAACGCACACGTCCCCTTCGTCCCGTTCGACGACAGACCGGTCTCCATCGACGAGGGGTCGCGCGAGGTCGAACTCCCGCACGAGACGGGCGTCTCGCTGACCACGCGTGACCACGAGCAGCCGTACAAGCGGGTGTCGATGGCGGACCTGATGACGGAGGCGAACTACCTCAACCCGGACGTCGAGGTGATCGCGGAGATCAACAGTCCCGCGTCGTTCCAGACCTTCGGCGAGGTGTTGAACACCGGTCACGGCGTGCTCGGGACGACACACGCCGAGGACGTGTCGACGCTGGTGAACCGCGTCGTCGAGCAGGGGCTGCCGGCGTACCTCCTCGGCGAGATCGACCTCGTCGTGTTCCCGCGGCAGGTCGACGGCGAGCGGTACGTCTCGGAGGCGGTCGAACTCGCCGCCGACCCGACCGCGTTCGCGGACTGTGACGCTCCCGGCGGGGTCGTCGAGGCGGCCGGCGGTCGGATCGCGTGGAACCGCGTCGCTGCGCGGACACCCGACGGGTCGTTCTCGTTCGCGTACGACCACCCGGAGCTGGGCGACGGGACGCGACGACTCGCACACCGCGTGTTCCACCGGCTCGGCGACACGACCGACCGCACCGTCCGGGAAGTGGAGTCGGAGTTCCACAGGAAGCACCGCTACGTCCGACACCTCCGGCGCGAGGGGGTCACGGACTTCCGCGAGACGTTCGAGTTCCTCGCCGACCTGCGCGTCGACGAGGCGGCGACCGTCGACCGGGTGCGACAGTCGACCGGGACGGCGACACGCGCTCGGGGTGGTGCGGATGACTGA
- the pyrE gene encoding orotate phosphoribosyltransferase, whose translation MDQTELLAALRDADAVLFGEFELSHGGTSDYYVDKYQFETDPTALARVAAAFADRLDGEHLAGVALGAVPLVAATAVETDTPYAIVRKAAKEYGTSNRIEGPLPDDEPVVVLEDVATTGQSALDAVEALRDAGATVDRVLVVVDRQEGAEQLLADHDVELQSLLTASDLLADHEERADAADGS comes from the coding sequence ATGGACCAGACGGAGCTGCTGGCCGCGTTGCGAGACGCCGACGCCGTGCTCTTCGGGGAGTTCGAACTCTCCCACGGCGGGACGAGCGACTACTACGTGGACAAGTACCAGTTCGAGACGGATCCAACCGCACTCGCCCGCGTCGCGGCGGCGTTCGCGGATCGGCTCGACGGTGAACACCTCGCGGGGGTCGCGTTGGGTGCCGTCCCGCTCGTCGCCGCGACGGCCGTCGAGACCGACACGCCGTACGCCATCGTCCGGAAGGCCGCCAAGGAGTACGGGACGAGCAACCGCATCGAGGGACCGCTCCCGGACGACGAGCCCGTCGTCGTGCTCGAAGACGTGGCGACGACCGGGCAGTCGGCGCTGGACGCCGTCGAGGCACTCCGCGATGCCGGCGCGACCGTCGACCGCGTACTCGTCGTCGTCGACCGCCAGGAGGGCGCCGAACAGTTGTTGGCCGACCACGACGTGGAACTCCAGTCGCTGTTGACTGCCTCCGACCTGCTGGCCGACCACGAGGAGCGGGCGGACGCCGCCGACGGTTCGTGA